CTGTTAACGACCCTTACGAGAGATTTTGTGAGGACGCACTAAGAATTTTAAGAGGAATAAGATTTTGTGCTAAATTTGATTTTAAAATAGAAGAAAAAACCTTTAATGCGATGAAAGATTTAATGCATCTTGTAAAAAACATTTCAAAAGAAAGAATTTACGATGAACTTAAAAAAATGTTTGCTTACTCCCCTTTTAATTCAGTAAAATTATTAAAAGAAACAGGCTTTTTTAACACTTTTAATTTTGAAATAAATGAAAATATAGAAAACCTTAAAAAATTAAATATTAAAAATTTTGAAACGGTTATTTCTGTTTTAACCTATAAAAAAGACTCTTATGAATATATACTTAACACTTTGAAATGTTCGAACAAAACCAAATCTAATATAAGAAAAATACTTGAATCTTTTGAATTTTCATTAGATGATAAACTTTCAGTAAAAAGAATGCTTAAGTCTTTAAGATGTGAAAACATTATGGATGAAATCTTTGAAGTCCGCAAGGCACTTGGTTTTGATAATTGTAAATTTATATCGCTTTACAATGAAATAATTGATAATAATGAATGTTATTTACTAACAAGTTTAAAAATAAACGGAAACGATTTACTAAAAATGAACATTAAAAAAGAAAGAATAAGTTTTATATTAAATTATTTACTTGACAAAGTAATAGAAGATAATTCGCTAAATACCAAAGATAATTTGATTGATATTGCCATAAAAGAGTTCTTTTAAAAAGATAAGAGATTCTTCGGCTGCGCCTCAGAATGACAGACATTGTGTCGTCCTGAACGCAGTGAAGGATCTCTTTTTATATCATATATATTACATTATATTTTTAAAGAATTCTTTTGTTGATATTCCTGCAGGTCTGTTATATCTTTTTAACATATATAAACATTCTTTATCGTTTTCTCTTATAATATTTATTCCCTCTTCACAGGATAATGAGGCTTTAAAACCAATCTTTTTTATAACATCATAAGAATTTTCAACCACTTTCCCGAAAGGATATGTAAACGTGAAAGGTTCCTTTCCTGTTATATCTTTTATTTTTTTATTAAGTTTTTCTAAATCATCATTTATTATTTTAGTATATTCCTCTTTGGTTTCCCCTGTAACACTTCCAATTCCCATTCTTTTATTTTTATTATGAAAATTATAAGTATGATTTGCTATTTCAACAAGCCCTGATTCGTCTAATTCCTTTATATCTTCCCATTTTAAGTATGAATATGCAACATTTCTATCCTCTGTATTGGTTGCATTATCAGTATATTCTCCAACAACCGATATAACAATTTTATCATTTGTTTTTTTAATCAAGGGAAATATATAATGATAATTACTTAAATGACCGTCGTCAAAAGATAAAACTGCACACTTTTGGGGCAACTCTTTTTTTAAATAAACAAAATCAATCAAATCTTTTATAAGAACTGTTTCATAGCCGTTTTGTTTTAAATACATCAGGTCTTCTTCAAACTGCGATGGTGAAACAACATATTTACCGTGATATGATGTATCTTTTAAAATATGATGATACATTAAAATAAGAACTTCCCTTTCATCAGTTTTTATACTACCAGCAAATGCTATAAAAGAAATTAAAACGGTTAGCATAACTATACTAACCGCTATTATTTTTCTTCTGATTTTAAATGCTTTAATATACATAATAAAACTCCTTATAAGTTTTATTGTGAATTAACACAACAAAGTTCTTAAAAATTCTCGAATTTTAATTCGTTAGAATTTCGTGAGGTTTTACTATAATATATTATATTTTCAAAGAATTTATGATATCGCACTGCTCAATCATCATAAGAAGTGCTCTTGGCAAATGGAACGGGTCTTTAACAGGAAGTGCAGCACTTTCGCCTACTTTACAATCGTTATCAAGCCAATTATACCACTCTCCGTATCCGTTCGGATAATGTTTATATGAAAAGTCAGAAATAAGTTTATGGATATCTAAAAACCACTCATCAGATGTATGCTTATATGCAAATAAAGTTGCAACCATTGTTTCGAGTTGAACCCACCAAGGTTTATATGTAGGTTTACCCCAGAAGCAAGGTTCTATACCGCAAATATCAAGGGCAAGAATTAACCCGCCTTTTTCTTTATCAAGAGCAACCTCAATATGCCTTTTTATAATTTTACAGCATTTTAAGATATTTTCTTTTTCCCCTCTGTCTTCAAATATAGTAATTAAAAACCACATACATTCAATAGCATGTCCTGGAACACAAGTTCTTTCTTCGGGGGTATTTGTAAATTTACCATCAACATTTATAAATTCAACAAGATAATTCTTTTCTTCCGAGTAAAATTTATTTATTACCTCTAAAGCATATTCATATCCTTTTTCACACATATCAGGTCTTTGAAAAGTTTTTCCTGCCTGATAGAAAAAGTAAGAACAACACATATTTACACCATGAGTTTTCATCCCATCAGGGATAACATAAGGAGCAACACGGTAAGAACCAGGAGTTTCAATTCTTGAAACCATATTTTCATAGGTTTCAAAAACAATCTTCTTTGCTCTTTCATCTTTGGTTGCTCTGTAGTATTCAGTCATACCGATTAAAACAAATCCGTCAACATAAATGCTTATATCGTCATCAAGCATATTGCCATACTCATCAAAGCGATACATCCATTTACCTGTTTCGTCTCTGCCTGTTTTTAAAAGATAATTGAATAGTCCTGTTGCTTTATCAAGATATTCTTTTTTCTTTTCAACTTTGTTATACATGGCAGAAAATGTCCATAAAGCTCTTCCTTGTGACCATATATATCTGTCTTTACAAACTAAAGTTCCATCCTCATTAAGACAGTTGTTTATAGCACCCGATTCATCGTTAGAATACTTTAGCCAAAATGGAATAATCTCATCAACAAGTGTTTTATAATACTTATCTTTATATTCTTTGAAATTAAAATATGCCATACTTATTTCTCCTCAAAATTACTCTACTGTTATAGACTTAATTATAACATCGCATAAAGGTTTGTCAGAAAAATCAACCTTTTCTTTTGCAATTTTATCAACAACATCCATTCCATCAATAACTTTACCGAAAGCAGCATATTGACCGTCAAGGTGTGGAGCATCTTTGTGCATAATAAAAAACTGAGAGCCTGCAGAATCAAAATCAAATGCACGTGCCATTGAAATAACGCCTCTTTCGTGTTTTAAGTTATTTTCTACTCCGTTTGATAAAAATTCGCCTTTAATATGATAACCCGGTCCGCCTGTACCTCTGCCTTCAGGACACCCACCCTGAATCATAAAGCCTTCAACAACTCTGTGGAAAATAAGCCCGTTATAAAAACCTTTTGATGCAAGATATTTAAAGTTTGAAACTGAAATTGGCGCAATATCGGGATAAAGTTCAAGTTCAATTACTTCTTCATTATCTAAAGTTATTTTACAATTTAATTTTTCTTTTGTTTCAAGTATATCAAATGGATAATTCATATATATAACCTACTTTACAATAATAGTTTTAATTTTAATATCTTTTAATGGTTTATCGTTAGCATCAGTTTCGCAAGTTGCAATTTCGTCAACAAACTCAATCCCTTCGGTTACTCTGCCAAAAGCAGCATATTGACCGTCAAGATGCGGAGCATCGTTATGCATAATAAAGAACTGAGAACCGGCAGAGTCATTAGCACTTGAACGAGCCATTGAGATAACCCCTCTTGTGTGCTCTAAATCGTTTTCCACTCCATTTGCCAAAAATTCGCCTTTAATTCTGTAATTCGGTCCGCCGTTACCGATACCGTTAGGACAACCTCCCTGAATCATAAATCCTTCTATAACTCTATGGAAAATAAGCCCATCATAAAACTTTTCATCAGCTAAATATTTAAAGTTTGAAACAGTAATCGGTGCAATTTCAGGATACAAATCAAGTTTAATTGTATTTCCGTTATCAAGTATAATCTCTGCTTCAATTATTTCTTTTGACTCTATAATTTCAAACGGATATTTAAGTTCTTGTTCGTTATTACTTAAATTATTACCGTCACCTGATGTCTGCTTAACATTCGCACAGCCAGTAAGAAGAAGTGCAAGAATTAAAGTAAATACAAATATTAATCTTTTCATTTTTTACCTCCCTGTACTTCCGTAACCGCCAAGTCTTTCACCTTCAGCAGTATCATCATCTGCTATCAAATATTTCTGGAATATTCCCTGACCTATTTTTTCCCCTTTTTTAATTGTTATATCAAATGGAAAAAAATTATAAAAAGCAAACATAATATGCCCGTCATTGTCAGGATTACCAAAGTAATCACTGTCAATAACACCTACAGAATTTGCAAGTACCATTCCTTTTTTCATAGGATTGGATGACCTGTTATAAATATATAACACTTCATCTTCCGGCATATATGCTTTTATTCCTGTTTTAATAAGTGTAGGTTTTAAGGGAGATTCTTCTTTATTGGTTATTGCTTTGACTGCTTTTTTAAAAAATGATTCTATAACTATATCTTCGGATGCTGAGAAATCATATCCCGCACTGTTTTTAGTACTTCTTTTGGGTAATAAAATATTATCATTTTCAAATCCTTTACATACCATAAAGCCTCTCGTTTTCATATTAACCTCCTACATACATTTTGACCAACCGCAAACGCACTGCACGCATCCTGCTTCATGGCGTAATTGTTCACCACATTCAGGGCAATGAGTCATTGTATTTATATCTTCTGACAGATTAAAGGCAACCTGATCAACATCTTCTTTTTCCTCTTTGCCTTTAAATCCTCCCACAAATAATTCTGTAGTATATTCTTCTTTTAATGCTTTTGCAATAATATCAGGACAGGAAATACCGTCT
This DNA window, taken from Oscillospiraceae bacterium, encodes the following:
- a CDS encoding peptidylprolyl isomerase, which translates into the protein MNYPFDILETKEKLNCKITLDNEEVIELELYPDIAPISVSNFKYLASKGFYNGLIFHRVVEGFMIQGGCPEGRGTGGPGYHIKGEFLSNGVENNLKHERGVISMARAFDFDSAGSQFFIMHKDAPHLDGQYAAFGKVIDGMDVVDKIAKEKVDFSDKPLCDVIIKSITVE
- a CDS encoding peptidylprolyl isomerase, whose product is MKRLIFVFTLILALLLTGCANVKQTSGDGNNLSNNEQELKYPFEIIESKEIIEAEIILDNGNTIKLDLYPEIAPITVSNFKYLADEKFYDGLIFHRVIEGFMIQGGCPNGIGNGGPNYRIKGEFLANGVENDLEHTRGVISMARSSANDSAGSQFFIMHNDAPHLDGQYAAFGRVTEGIEFVDEIATCETDANDKPLKDIKIKTIIVK
- a CDS encoding CCA tRNA nucleotidyltransferase: MINGAKLIIEKLNENGHLAYMVGGCVRDIIMNNIPYDYDITTSAKPEEIIEIFPKTIPTGLKHGTVSVMIDNNIYEVTTFRIDGIYTDFRRPKDVIFSDSLFEDVKRRDFTINSIAYNDKEGFIDFFNGKSDIENKIIRTVNDPYERFCEDALRILRGIRFCAKFDFKIEEKTFNAMKDLMHLVKNISKERIYDELKKMFAYSPFNSVKLLKETGFFNTFNFEINENIENLKKLNIKNFETVISVLTYKKDSYEYILNTLKCSNKTKSNIRKILESFEFSLDDKLSVKRMLKSLRCENIMDEIFEVRKALGFDNCKFISLYNEIIDNNECYLLTSLKINGNDLLKMNIKKERISFILNYLLDKVIEDNSLNTKDNLIDIAIKEFF
- a CDS encoding polysaccharide deacetylase family protein, which translates into the protein MYIKAFKIRRKIIAVSIVMLTVLISFIAFAGSIKTDEREVLILMYHHILKDTSYHGKYVVSPSQFEEDLMYLKQNGYETVLIKDLIDFVYLKKELPQKCAVLSFDDGHLSNYHYIFPLIKKTNDKIVISVVGEYTDNATNTEDRNVAYSYLKWEDIKELDESGLVEIANHTYNFHNKNKRMGIGSVTGETKEEYTKIINDDLEKLNKKIKDITGKEPFTFTYPFGKVVENSYDVIKKIGFKASLSCEEGINIIRENDKECLYMLKRYNRPAGISTKEFFKNIM
- a CDS encoding dUTP diphosphatase, whose product is MKTRGFMVCKGFENDNILLPKRSTKNSAGYDFSASEDIVIESFFKKAVKAITNKEESPLKPTLIKTGIKAYMPEDEVLYIYNRSSNPMKKGMVLANSVGVIDSDYFGNPDNDGHIMFAFYNFFPFDITIKKGEKIGQGIFQKYLIADDDTAEGERLGGYGSTGR